In one Pseudomonas hydrolytica genomic region, the following are encoded:
- a CDS encoding phosphoadenosine phosphosulfate reductase family protein, translating into MELDLDALNAEYGNQPEKLVQWAIGLGKPAICTTNFRPFEAVILHMVSQVKPDIPVVWMDSGYNTEATYRFADEVTRKLNLNLITYLPKRSRAHREAIDGPVPGLDDPRHAAFTEEVKLEPFARALREMAPGVWFTALRATDTAVRAQMDPISINPDGLIKVAPLLHWSSKDLYQYLVAHDLPNEFDYFDPTKGEDNRECGLHLSH; encoded by the coding sequence ATGGAACTCGACCTGGACGCGCTCAACGCCGAATACGGCAACCAGCCGGAAAAGCTGGTTCAGTGGGCCATCGGATTGGGCAAACCCGCCATCTGCACCACCAATTTCCGTCCCTTCGAAGCGGTGATCCTGCACATGGTCAGCCAGGTCAAGCCGGATATCCCGGTGGTCTGGATGGACAGCGGCTACAACACCGAAGCCACCTACCGCTTCGCCGACGAGGTGACGCGCAAGCTGAACCTGAATCTGATCACCTACCTGCCCAAGCGCTCGCGCGCACACCGCGAGGCCATCGACGGCCCGGTGCCCGGTCTGGACGATCCGCGCCACGCCGCGTTCACCGAAGAGGTCAAGCTGGAGCCTTTTGCCCGCGCCCTGCGCGAGATGGCACCAGGTGTCTGGTTCACCGCCCTGCGCGCCACCGATACGGCCGTGCGAGCGCAGATGGACCCGATCAGCATCAACCCGGACGGTCTGATCAAGGTCGCACCGCTGCTGCACTGGTCGTCCAAGGATCTGTACCAGTACCTGGTCGCCCACGACCTGCCGAACGAGTTCGATTACTTCGACCCGACCAAGGGTGAGGACAATCGCGAGTGCGGCCTGCACCTGAGCCACTGA
- a CDS encoding alkane 1-monooxygenase: MNILHYLKYFLFHAIGLFAVLALLAGGAYTTGGLLTVLAIYLLGDAVCGDDTSTPRFKHPWILTVQLWLALPLLALIVFTAVWTVSGGDPLGFGAWASALSGYDVLAAREATAFGHHVAAVILTGLMIGMIGTITAHELTHRTWDPVSMLIGRWLLAFSFDTSFAIEHVYGHHRYVSTREDPATAPRGRNVYFHILASTLKGNLSAWQIEKKRLQRKGHALFGWRNALLRGHLMSALLVLAAWAMGGVVAALFFVACALWGKALLEIVNYMEHYGMVRNPATPVQPRHSWNSNRRISSWTMFNLTRHSHHHAQGEVPYQDLQPFAEAPMMIGGYLTTIIVAMIPPLWHRLMTPKVLAWDRDYATAEERELAAQANARSGIAALQRSL, from the coding sequence ATGAATATCCTGCATTACCTGAAGTACTTCCTGTTCCATGCCATCGGCCTGTTCGCCGTGCTGGCGCTGCTCGCCGGCGGCGCCTACACCACCGGCGGCCTGCTGACGGTGCTGGCGATCTACCTGCTGGGCGATGCCGTCTGCGGCGACGACACCTCGACCCCGCGCTTCAAGCATCCGTGGATTCTCACCGTGCAACTGTGGCTGGCCCTGCCGCTGCTGGCGTTGATCGTGTTCACCGCGGTATGGACGGTGAGCGGCGGCGACCCCTTGGGCTTCGGCGCCTGGGCCAGCGCGCTGAGCGGCTACGACGTGCTCGCCGCGCGCGAGGCGACCGCCTTCGGCCACCACGTCGCGGCGGTGATCCTCACCGGCCTGATGATCGGCATGATCGGCACCATCACCGCCCACGAGCTGACCCACCGCACCTGGGACCCGGTGTCCATGCTGATCGGCCGCTGGCTGCTGGCCTTCAGCTTCGACACCAGCTTCGCCATCGAGCACGTCTACGGCCACCACCGCTACGTTTCCACCCGCGAGGACCCGGCCACCGCGCCGCGCGGGCGCAACGTCTACTTCCATATCCTCGCCTCCACCCTCAAGGGCAACCTCAGCGCCTGGCAGATCGAGAAGAAGCGCCTGCAGCGCAAGGGCCATGCCCTGTTCGGCTGGCGCAACGCGCTGCTGCGCGGCCACCTGATGAGCGCGCTGCTGGTGCTGGCCGCCTGGGCCATGGGCGGGGTGGTGGCGGCGCTGTTCTTCGTCGCCTGCGCGCTGTGGGGCAAGGCCTTGCTGGAGATCGTCAACTACATGGAGCACTACGGCATGGTGCGCAACCCGGCCACGCCGGTGCAGCCGCGCCACTCGTGGAACAGCAACCGGCGCATCAGCTCCTGGACCATGTTCAACCTGACCCGCCACTCCCACCACCACGCCCAGGGCGAAGTGCCCTACCAGGACCTGCAACCCTTCGCCGAGGCGCCGATGATGATCGGCGGCTACCTGACCACCATCATCGTGGCGATGATCCCGCCGCTGTGGCACCGCCTGATGACGCCCAAGGTGCTGGCCTGGGACCGCGACTACGCCACGGCGGAGGAGCGCGAGCTGGCCGCCCAGGCCAACGCGCGCAGCGGCATCGCCGCGCTGCAGCGGAGTCTGTAG
- the cysB gene encoding HTH-type transcriptional regulator CysB has protein sequence MKLQQLRYIWEVAHHDLNVSATAQSLYTSQPGISKQIRLLEDELGVEVFARSGKHLTRVTPAGERIITTAGEILRKVESIKQIAQEFSNEKKGTLSIATTHTQARYALPPVISAFIKQYPDVALHMHQGTPTQIAEMAADGSVDFAIATEGLELFNDLIMMPCYRWNRCVVVPQGHPLTKLPKLTLEALAEHPIVTYVFGFTGRSKLDEAFSHRGLTPKVVFTAADADVIKTYVRLGLGVGIVAKMAVDARLDPDLVVLDADQLFEPSVTKIGFRRGTFLRGFMCDFIEKFAPHLTRDMLAKAVQCHNKSELEELFSGVDLPVH, from the coding sequence ATGAAGCTTCAACAACTGCGCTACATCTGGGAAGTCGCGCACCACGACCTCAACGTATCGGCTACCGCTCAGAGCCTGTACACCTCGCAACCAGGGATCAGCAAGCAGATTCGCTTGCTCGAGGACGAGCTGGGCGTGGAAGTTTTCGCCCGCAGCGGCAAGCACCTGACCCGCGTCACACCCGCCGGAGAGCGGATCATCACCACTGCCGGAGAGATTCTGCGCAAGGTCGAGAGCATCAAGCAGATCGCTCAGGAGTTCTCCAACGAGAAGAAGGGCACGCTGTCCATCGCCACCACCCACACCCAGGCGCGCTACGCGCTGCCGCCGGTAATCAGCGCCTTCATCAAGCAATACCCGGATGTCGCCCTGCACATGCACCAGGGCACCCCGACCCAGATCGCCGAAATGGCGGCTGACGGCAGCGTGGATTTCGCCATTGCCACCGAAGGTCTGGAACTGTTCAACGACCTGATCATGATGCCCTGCTACCGCTGGAACCGCTGCGTGGTGGTGCCGCAGGGGCATCCGCTGACCAAATTGCCCAAGCTGACGCTCGAAGCGCTGGCCGAGCACCCCATCGTCACCTACGTATTCGGTTTCACCGGCCGCTCGAAGCTCGACGAGGCCTTCAGTCACCGTGGTCTGACGCCCAAGGTGGTGTTCACCGCGGCCGATGCCGACGTGATCAAGACCTACGTTCGCCTGGGGCTGGGGGTGGGCATCGTGGCCAAGATGGCGGTGGACGCCAGGCTGGACCCGGATCTGGTGGTGCTCGACGCCGACCAGCTGTTCGAACCGAGCGTGACCAAGATCGGCTTCCGCCGTGGCACCTTCCTGCGCGGCTTCATGTGCGATTTCATCGAGAAATTCGCCCCGCACCTGACCCGCGACATGCTGGCCAAGGCCGTGCAGTGCCACAACAAGTCCGAGCTCGAAGAGCTGTTCAGCGGCGTCGACCTGCCCGTGCACTGA
- a CDS encoding 2Fe-2S iron-sulfur cluster-binding protein, with product MFSLFARRRPSTASINGRTIGVEPKETLLQAALRQGLDFPHSCRVGGCASCKCRLLEGQVRELTETGYILSDEELDQGYILACQSVPKSDVRIAVDMSVQQARRRVEGRVVAQERLTHDITRLLLQLDASLPYKSGQYANLAIEALPGVVRSYSFASPPQADAKVSFFVRRVADGRFSSFVHEHNLLGERVSLEGPLGDFWLRQGAAPLLLIAGGSGLAPILALLQEALASGVTRSLTLLFGAREERDLYALEEISAIAAQWRGPFRFLPVLSALPADAPWQGARGLVTEHLAQVLEPGAHAYLCGPPAMIDAAVAQLVRHGVARAHIHADRFTTQQDTLAASA from the coding sequence ATGTTTTCACTGTTCGCCAGGCGGCGCCCGAGCACGGCCAGCATCAATGGCCGGACGATCGGCGTCGAGCCCAAGGAGACCCTGCTGCAGGCCGCCCTGCGCCAGGGCCTGGATTTCCCCCACAGTTGCCGCGTGGGCGGCTGCGCCAGCTGCAAGTGCCGGCTGCTGGAGGGGCAGGTCAGGGAGCTGACCGAAACCGGCTACATCCTCTCCGACGAGGAGCTGGACCAGGGCTATATCCTCGCCTGCCAGAGCGTGCCGAAAAGCGACGTGCGCATCGCCGTGGACATGAGCGTTCAGCAGGCCCGGCGCCGCGTCGAGGGGCGCGTGGTGGCGCAGGAGCGCCTGACCCACGACATCACTCGCCTGCTGCTGCAGCTCGACGCCAGCCTGCCGTACAAGTCGGGCCAGTACGCCAACCTCGCTATCGAGGCGCTGCCCGGCGTGGTGCGCAGCTACTCCTTCGCCAGCCCGCCGCAGGCCGATGCCAAGGTCAGCTTCTTCGTGCGCCGGGTGGCGGACGGGCGGTTCTCCAGCTTTGTCCATGAACACAACCTGCTCGGTGAGCGCGTCAGCCTGGAAGGGCCGCTGGGCGATTTCTGGCTGCGCCAGGGCGCTGCGCCGCTGTTGCTGATCGCCGGCGGCAGCGGCCTGGCGCCGATCCTGGCGTTGCTGCAGGAGGCCCTGGCCAGCGGCGTGACGCGCTCGCTGACCCTGCTGTTCGGCGCACGCGAGGAGCGCGACCTCTACGCCCTGGAGGAAATCAGCGCCATCGCCGCGCAGTGGCGCGGCCCCTTCCGCTTTCTCCCGGTGCTCTCGGCGTTGCCCGCCGATGCGCCCTGGCAGGGCGCGCGCGGGCTGGTCACCGAGCATCTGGCGCAGGTGCTGGAGCCCGGCGCCCACGCCTATCTGTGCGGCCCGCCGGCGATGATCGACGCCGCCGTGGCGCAGCTGGTGCGCCACGGCGTGGCCCGCGCGCACATCCATGCCGACCGTTTCACCACGCAGCAGGACACCCTGGCGGCTTCGGCCTGA
- a CDS encoding 5'-nucleotidase — translation MGKGLADKLVLAISSRALFDLSESHQIYESEGVEAYRRYQIEHEDEVLMPGDAFPLVEKLLGLNTRLSEQRVEVILVSRNSADTGLRAFNSIQHYGLGISRAAFVGGRSPDPYLAAFGCHLFLSTHADDVRNALKAGFGAATLLSGGTRRANSNELRIAFDGDAVLFSDDSERVYQNGGLHAFQSHEREAARQALPGGPFKPFLAALHNLQQEFPEQDCPIRTALVTARSAPAHERVIRTLREWNIRLDESFFLGGLDKSAVLEAFAADVFFDDQTGHCEKARQVVATGHVPHGVSNELQP, via the coding sequence ATGGGCAAGGGGTTGGCTGACAAGCTGGTGCTGGCGATTTCCTCGCGCGCGCTGTTCGATCTCAGTGAAAGCCATCAGATCTACGAGAGCGAGGGGGTGGAGGCTTACCGCCGTTACCAGATCGAGCACGAGGACGAAGTGCTGATGCCGGGCGACGCCTTTCCTCTCGTGGAGAAGCTGCTCGGGCTCAACACGCGCCTGAGCGAGCAGCGCGTCGAAGTGATTCTGGTCTCGCGCAACAGCGCCGATACCGGCCTGCGTGCTTTCAACTCGATCCAGCATTACGGTCTGGGGATTTCCCGCGCGGCCTTCGTTGGCGGCCGCAGCCCCGATCCTTATCTGGCGGCGTTTGGCTGCCATCTGTTTCTTTCCACCCATGCCGATGACGTGCGCAATGCACTGAAGGCCGGCTTTGGCGCGGCGACGCTGCTGTCCGGCGGCACGCGTCGGGCCAACAGCAATGAGCTGCGCATCGCCTTCGACGGTGACGCGGTGCTGTTTTCCGACGACTCCGAGCGCGTGTATCAGAACGGCGGGCTGCATGCCTTCCAGAGTCATGAGCGTGAGGCGGCGCGCCAGGCGTTGCCCGGTGGGCCGTTCAAGCCGTTCCTGGCGGCGCTGCACAATCTGCAGCAGGAATTCCCCGAACAGGACTGCCCCATCCGTACTGCGCTGGTGACCGCACGCTCGGCGCCTGCCCACGAGCGGGTGATTCGCACCCTGCGCGAATGGAACATTCGCCTGGACGAGTCCTTCTTCCTCGGCGGGCTGGACAAGTCGGCCGTGCTCGAAGCCTTCGCCGCCGATGTGTTCTTCGACGACCAGACCGGCCATTGCGAGAAGGCGCGGCAGGTGGTGGCGACCGGGCACGTGCCGCACGGCGTCAGCAACGAACTGCAGCCTTAG
- a CDS encoding universal stress protein: MIRSILYATDLGLYASYVLQHALALTRSFKADLYVVHAVEPMGLFAESVLQTYLDEETLEELRRNGLSTVMASIEQRVLEGFRDELGDGQQDLQLIRAVRVLQGDPPAVILEEAQKLGVDLLVVGSHSHGADLAVPLGRTAARVVQLSEAPVYLVPMLQHRGRGEL; the protein is encoded by the coding sequence GTGATCCGCTCGATACTCTATGCCACCGATCTAGGTCTCTACGCTTCCTATGTGTTGCAACATGCACTGGCGCTGACGCGCAGCTTCAAGGCCGATCTGTACGTGGTGCATGCCGTCGAGCCGATGGGGCTGTTCGCCGAGTCGGTCCTGCAGACCTATCTGGATGAAGAGACGCTGGAAGAGTTGCGGCGCAACGGTCTGAGCACGGTCATGGCCAGCATCGAGCAGCGCGTGCTGGAGGGCTTTCGCGACGAGTTGGGGGACGGGCAGCAGGATCTGCAACTGATTCGGGCCGTGCGCGTGCTGCAGGGTGATCCGCCTGCGGTGATTCTCGAAGAGGCACAGAAACTCGGGGTGGATCTACTGGTCGTAGGCAGTCACAGCCACGGTGCCGATCTTGCCGTACCGCTGGGGCGTACGGCGGCGCGGGTAGTGCAGCTGTCCGAGGCGCCAGTGTATCTGGTGCCCATGCTTCAGCATCGGGGGCGAGGCGAACTGTAG
- a CDS encoding AraC family transcriptional regulator: MQSFTLPAQYLRQIVGLVGDMGADVPGWLARAQLHEARLGDSDLHLSLATFERLIEDAMARTDEPAFGLLVGERLVVNTHGLLGYAAMNSTTLRQAAQLIERYIALRTSLVSIRLVETEGEARLVFAEAAPLGGIARPVLEAVILAIKNVLDFMTLGSCPLERVSFAFARPAYAGLAHQLCRCEVRYDADWSGFVLPAQSIDQPLKTADAASFRDTEQILQRELAKLTAEQSMSSRVRRVLLEKQGGFPSLSLTARLFHLTPRTLHRRLQAEGTSFKSLLEEVRHTLAQEHLKAGRMTVEEIAYSLGYTDLANFRRAFKRWQRQSPSAYRAEQQAL, translated from the coding sequence ATGCAGAGCTTCACCCTACCCGCGCAGTACCTGCGGCAGATCGTCGGCCTGGTCGGCGACATGGGCGCCGACGTGCCGGGCTGGCTGGCGCGGGCGCAACTGCACGAGGCGCGACTGGGCGACAGCGACCTGCACCTGTCGCTGGCCACCTTCGAGCGCTTGATCGAGGACGCCATGGCGCGTACCGACGAGCCGGCCTTCGGCCTGCTGGTGGGCGAGCGCCTGGTGGTCAATACCCACGGCCTGCTGGGCTATGCGGCGATGAACAGCACCACCCTGCGCCAGGCCGCCCAGCTGATCGAGCGCTACATCGCCCTGCGCACCAGCCTGGTGAGCATCCGCCTGGTGGAGACGGAGGGGGAGGCGCGCCTGGTCTTCGCCGAGGCGGCGCCGCTGGGCGGCATCGCCCGGCCGGTGCTGGAGGCGGTGATCCTGGCGATCAAGAACGTGCTGGACTTCATGACCCTGGGCAGTTGCCCGCTGGAGCGGGTCAGCTTCGCCTTCGCCAGGCCCGCCTACGCCGGACTGGCCCATCAGCTGTGCCGCTGCGAGGTGCGCTACGACGCCGACTGGAGCGGCTTCGTCCTGCCCGCGCAGAGCATCGACCAGCCGCTGAAGACCGCCGACGCCGCCAGCTTTCGTGATACCGAACAGATACTCCAGCGCGAACTGGCCAAGCTCACCGCCGAGCAGTCCATGAGCAGCCGGGTACGCCGGGTGCTGCTGGAAAAACAGGGTGGCTTTCCCTCGCTCAGCCTTACCGCCCGCCTCTTCCACCTGACCCCGCGCACCCTGCACCGCCGCCTGCAGGCCGAAGGCACCTCGTTCAAGAGCCTGCTCGAGGAGGTGCGCCACACCCTGGCCCAGGAGCATCTCAAGGCCGGGCGCATGACGGTGGAAGAGATCGCCTACAGCCTGGGCTACACCGACCTGGCCAACTTCCGCCGCGCCTTCAAGCGTTGGCAGCGCCAGTCGCCCTCGGCCTATCGCGCCGAACAGCAGGCGCTGTAG
- the thrH gene encoding bifunctional phosphoserine phosphatase/homoserine phosphotransferase ThrH, with product MEIACLDLEGVLVPEIWIAFAEKTGIESLKATTRDIPDYDVLMQQRLRILDEHGLKLKDIQDVIATLEPLEGAVEFVDWLRERFQVVILSDTFYEFSQPLMRQLGFPTLLCHRLITDESDRVVSYQLRQKDPKRQSVIALKSLYYRVIAAGDSYNDTTMLSEAHAGILFHAPDNVIREFPQFPAVHTYEDLKGEFLKASDRKLSL from the coding sequence GTGGAAATCGCGTGTCTCGACCTGGAAGGCGTACTGGTCCCGGAGATCTGGATCGCCTTTGCGGAAAAAACCGGTATCGAGTCGCTCAAGGCGACCACCCGCGACATTCCCGACTACGACGTGCTCATGCAGCAGCGTCTGCGCATCCTCGATGAGCATGGCCTGAAGCTCAAGGACATCCAGGACGTGATCGCCACCCTCGAGCCGCTGGAAGGCGCCGTGGAGTTCGTCGACTGGCTGCGCGAGCGTTTCCAGGTGGTGATCCTCTCCGACACCTTCTACGAGTTCTCCCAGCCGCTGATGCGTCAGCTCGGTTTCCCGACCCTGCTGTGCCACCGTCTGATCACCGACGAAAGCGACCGCGTGGTGAGTTACCAGCTGCGCCAGAAGGATCCCAAGCGTCAGTCGGTAATTGCCCTGAAGAGCCTGTACTACCGGGTGATCGCGGCCGGTGACTCGTACAACGACACCACCATGCTCAGCGAGGCCCATGCCGGCATCCTGTTCCATGCGCCGGACAACGTGATCCGCGAGTTCCCGCAGTTCCCGGCGGTGCACACTTATGAAGACCTCAAGGGCGAGTTCCTCAAGGCGTCGGACCGCAAGCTGAGTCTGTAG
- the pabB gene encoding aminodeoxychorismate synthase component I translates to MPSCSLHPLPYRADPAEYFQRIRQAPGAVLLDAGRPGAERGRYDLMSAWPLAELAPSADESANDFLQRLRGALQSLGHADAPDGHELPFVGGLIGYLAYDFGRRLESLPGHSRDDLGLEDARFGLYGWALVSDHLLGSSALLFHPALPRAERERLLALFEAPHDEKPARFRLTQAFRADLDQAGYRRAIERIQAYILAGDCYQVNFAQRFQAPCAGDPWAAYLALRQACPTPFSGFQALADGGAILSLSPERFIKVSAGQVETRPIKGTRPRGRDALDDQAQAQALLGSGKDRAENLMIVDLLRNDLGRSCRTGSVRVPELFALESYPNVHHLVSCVTAELAPGKDALDLLAGSFPGGSITGAPKIRAMQIIDELEPTRRGLYCGSLLYLDVRGELDSSIAIRSLLVKDGQVSCWGGGGIVADSSWQAEYQESITKVKVLLDTLERLGR, encoded by the coding sequence ATGCCTAGCTGCTCCCTGCATCCTCTGCCCTACCGGGCCGACCCCGCCGAGTACTTCCAGCGTATCCGCCAGGCGCCCGGCGCCGTCCTGCTGGATGCCGGGCGGCCGGGTGCCGAGCGTGGACGCTATGACCTTATGAGCGCCTGGCCATTGGCAGAGCTGGCACCGAGTGCCGACGAATCGGCCAACGATTTCCTGCAACGCCTGCGCGGCGCCTTGCAGAGCCTCGGCCATGCCGACGCGCCGGACGGTCATGAACTACCGTTCGTCGGCGGGCTCATCGGCTATCTGGCCTACGACTTCGGCCGCCGCCTGGAAAGCCTGCCCGGCCACAGCCGCGACGACCTCGGCCTCGAGGATGCGCGCTTCGGCCTGTACGGCTGGGCGCTGGTCAGCGACCACCTGCTCGGCAGCAGCGCCCTGCTGTTCCATCCGGCCCTGCCACGGGCCGAGCGCGAGCGCCTGCTGGCGCTGTTCGAGGCGCCCCATGACGAGAAACCCGCGCGCTTTCGCCTGACCCAGGCCTTCCGGGCCGATCTGGATCAGGCCGGCTACCGCCGGGCCATCGAGCGCATCCAGGCCTACATCCTGGCCGGCGACTGCTACCAGGTGAACTTCGCCCAGCGCTTCCAGGCGCCCTGCGCGGGCGATCCCTGGGCCGCCTACCTGGCATTGCGCCAGGCCTGCCCGACGCCCTTCTCCGGCTTCCAGGCCCTGGCCGACGGCGGCGCGATCCTCAGCCTGTCGCCCGAGCGTTTCATCAAGGTCAGCGCGGGCCAGGTGGAAACCCGGCCGATCAAGGGCACCCGCCCGCGCGGCCGCGATGCGCTGGACGACCAGGCGCAGGCGCAGGCGCTGCTGGGCAGCGGCAAGGATCGCGCGGAAAACCTGATGATCGTCGACCTGCTGCGCAACGACCTCGGCCGCAGCTGCCGCACCGGCTCGGTGCGGGTGCCGGAGCTGTTCGCCCTGGAGAGCTACCCCAACGTGCACCACCTGGTCAGTTGCGTCACCGCCGAGCTGGCCCCCGGCAAGGACGCGCTCGACCTGCTCGCTGGCAGCTTCCCTGGCGGTTCGATCACCGGCGCGCCGAAGATCCGCGCGATGCAGATCATCGACGAGCTGGAACCGACGCGGCGCGGCCTCTACTGCGGCTCGCTGCTGTATCTGGACGTGCGCGGCGAGCTGGACAGCTCCATCGCCATCCGCAGCCTGCTGGTCAAGGATGGCCAGGTCAGTTGCTGGGGCGGCGGCGGCATCGTCGCCGACTCCAGCTGGCAGGCCGAGTATCAGGAGTCGATCACCAAGGTCAAGGTGCTGCTCGACACCCTGGAACGCCTGGGCCGCTGA